A portion of the Sabethes cyaneus chromosome 3, idSabCyanKW18_F2, whole genome shotgun sequence genome contains these proteins:
- the LOC128739868 gene encoding uncharacterized protein LOC128739868: MVSLKGGKFRCLSRDVGQERTLLYPPQTTLQLSICLSSGGPLFTPKKVYPYRRLGVNLGFQVNYGLPYRLKDFYSFPTWARAMAGVIKGRVLPTEVISARAARKRRSKRHLSAGDVYQALDEGLKIAGYDEDCLVKSVCELAHSPFHSIEENLYAEIIYFILSPSEHKSFEHNERTMRVKYETAEQLGKSGTDCHLLYPKCRNSFLNDISIYVKDIESNKVR, translated from the exons ATGGTGTCACTAAAAGGTGGAAAGTTTCGATG TCTATCACGAGACGTCGGCCAGGAACGAACATTACTGTATCCGCCGCAAACCACGTTGCAACTGTCGATATGTTTAAGTTCAGGAGGACCGCTGTTCACACCGAAAAAAGTATATCCGTATCGACGATTGGGTGTTAATCTAGGATTTCAGGTGAACTATGGGTTACCCTATCGGTTGAAAGATTTTTATAGCTTTCCCACCTGGGCCCGGGCGATGGCCGGCGTCATCAAAGGACGTGTTCTGCCGACGGAGGTCATCAGTGCTAGAGCTGCTCGAAAACGTCGATCCAAAAGACATTTGAGCGCCGGAGACGTTTACCAGGCGCTGGATGAGGGTTTGAAAATTGCTGGTTACGATGAAGATTGTTTGGTGAAAAGTGTTTGCGAATTGGCTCATAGTCCTTTTCATAGTATAGAGGAAAATTTATATGCAGaaataatttatttcattttgag CCCCTCCGAACATAAGTCGTTCGAGCACAACGAACGCACCATGAGAGTTAAGTATGAAACTGCGGAACAACTAGGAAAATCGGGCACAGACTGTCATTTGCTGTACCCAAAGTGCAGAAATTCGTTTCTCAATGATATTTCTATATATGTTAAGGATATTGAATCAAACAAAGTACGATAA
- the LOC128743163 gene encoding tRNA modification GTPase GTPBP3, mitochondrial, translating to MQKTKSNELPLPRKVCLKRIYHAKTAEIIDRGLILWFPGPNSFTGEDSVEFHVHGGPAVISAMYDSLASMDGVRLAEPGEFTKRAFYAGKMDLTEVEGLADLIDAETEAQRKQALLQAGGELSKLYNRLRGRLVKCIAHMEAYIDFHEDQDVGDDVLHTVREEVTALISDIRSHLDDHRRGERLRTGVRTVVIGAPNVGKSSFVNLISNRKVSIVTDIAGTTRDVIESYHDIGGYPVILADTAGLRKSTNDIIEQEGILKAKDYVQSADFIIVVIDSKEVEKYLQMFDSSIDQYLIHYLNELGYCKNDFTNKRLMVIFNKTDLISDQTIKTLQFMTQIKLLSCHAQTGLGEVLGEISSHLQQLCGNPTKENPNLSQQRHRSHLKQCVDSLERYCQYLDEGTNIDLAIATQHLRSATRCLGKITGSIETEEILDVIFSSFCIGK from the exons ATGCAAAAAACAAAATCCAATGAACTTCCGTTGCCGAGAAAAGTTTGCTTAAAACGGATTTACCATGCAAAAACGGCTGAAATTATTGATCGAGGATTGATACTCTGGTTTCCAG GTCCGAATAGTTTCACAGGGGAAGATTCAGTCGAATTCCATGTTCACGGTGGACCTGCTGTAATCAGTGCCATGTATGATAGTCTGGCATCGATGGACGGAGTGCGGCTGGCTGAACCGGGAGAATTCACTAAGCGAGCATTCTATGCCGGAAAAATGGATTTGACAGAAGTCGAGGGTTTGGCCGATTTGATCGATGCTGAAACCGAAGCTCAGCGGAAGCAGGCACTTCTGCAGGCAGGCGGTGAGCTGTCCAAGTTATACAATCGCCTGAGAGGGCGATTGGTAAAATGTATCGCCCACATGGAAGCTTACATAGATTTTCACGAAGATCAAGATGTTGGTGATGATGTTTTGCACACTGTAAGAGAAGAAGTAACTGCGCTTATATCGGATATTCGTTCCCATTTAGATGATCATAGGCGAGGTGAAAGACTGAGAACTGGGGTTCGGACAGTGGTTATTGGAGCACCCAATGTTGGTAAAAGCAGCTTTGTTAATCTTATTAGTAATCGAAAAGTATCTATTGTAACCGATATTGCCGGTACAACACGAGATGTTATCGAAAGTTATCACGATATTGGAGGTTATCCGGTAATACTAGCCGACACTGCAGGCCTTCGGAAAAGCACGAATGACATTATCGAACAGGAAGGAATATTGAAAGCCAAGGATTATGTTCAGTCAGCCGATTTCATAATAGTTGTTATCGACTCCAAAGAAGTAGAGAAATATCTGCAAATGTTTGACAGTAGTATAGATCAATATTTAATACATTATCTAAATGAACTTGGATATTGTAAGAACGATTTTACCAACAAGCGACTTATGGTGATCTTTAACAAGACTGATTTAATCTCGGATCAAACTATAAAAACTCTACAGTTCATGACTCAAATCAAGCTTCTTTCCTGCCATGCTCAAACCGGACTCGGTGAAGTGCTGGGAGAAATATCTTCCCATTTGCAGCAACTCTGTGGTAATCCAACGAAAGAAAATCCGAATCTAAGCCAACAGCGGCATCGTTCTCATTTGAAACAGTGCGTTGATTCTTTGGAAAGATACTGCCAATATTTGGATGAAGGAACAAACATAGATTTGGCAATCGCAACTCAACATTTAAGAAGTGCGACAAGGTGCTTAGGAAAAATCACTGGATCAATAGAAACCGAGGAAATACTGGATGTGATATTTAGCAGTTTTTGTATTGGCAAATAA